A region of the Burkholderia savannae genome:
GCCCCTGTGCGGACAGCTCGAACGCGAGCGCGCGGATCAGCGTCTTCAGCTTGCGCCGCCGGTCGCGCAGGCGGCGAAATTCGTCGAACCATTCGGTCAGGCGCTTTTGCCGCGCGGCCGCGCGCTGATAGAGCCGCCGCAGCTCGCTCAGGCCCGCGCGGCCGGCCACGCCGAATTCGAGCCGGGCGAACAGCTGCAATGCCCATTCGTCGCCGTCGAGAATCGCGGCGAGCGCGTCTTCTGCGCGCTTGCGCCGCATGCCGGACAGCTTGCCTTCTTCGAGCATCGCGCCGAGCAGCAGCGCGATTTCGCCCGCGTTGAAGCCGGCGTCGCGCATCGCGTCGGCCGCATCGTCGAGTTCGTCGACGCCGGGAATCCGCTCGCGCAGCTCGGCGAGCTCGGCCGCCGACACCGCGCCGATCTGCTTGATCAACTGATGCAGCATCGAGCGCGCGCGCGGCCGATCCGGGCGGCCGTCCGCCGCGCCGCGCCGCGGCTCGCGAAAACGCGCGCCGATCGCGAAGCCGATGTCCTCGAGCGTTTCGGCGAACGATTCGCCCGACACGCCCGCCGCTTCGAGCGGCGCGCCGCCGAAGTCGAGCGGCGCGTCGGCGAGCTCGCGTTGCGCGAGCTCGTGCGCGGACTGCGGCGGCACGATCCGCTGGACCGGCTGCGCGGAAGCCGCGCCGGCGCCGGCCGGCGTCGCGGCGGCGCTCGCCTGCGCGGCGGCCGGATCAATACGGTTGAGCATCGGAGCGAGTCTCCTCGGTTGGGCCCGCGAGGCGCGCGAGCAACAGGCGCAGATGCCGGTCGAGATCGAAGCGGACGATCGCGTCCGGCGTTTCGAACCGTGCGGCGCGGTCCGACAGTGCGGTGTCGGCGTCGATTCGCACGCGCGGGTCGTGCCCAAGCGCGCCGCGCGCGCGCGGCAGGTTCGCCGGCGACACGAAGACGCGGAACGCTTGCCCGTGCGCGTCGGCGCGAACGCGCACGCGCACGCGTTGCGCGAGCAGCGCGACGGGCTCGTGCGTGCCGAGGTACGGCTCGACCACGCTCGCGACGAGCGCGCGCACGCGCGCGTCGATCCGCTCGGCGATCCGGGCCTCGGCTTCGCGCGCGTCGATCAGCCAGCGGACGGTATCGTCGATCAACGTGTCTCGCCGGCATTCGAGCTCGGCTTCGGCGCGGGCGGCGCCTTCGCGGTACGCGTCGTCGCGCACCCGCTCGGCCGCTTGCCGCGCCGCGTCGAGCTCGCGCCGCGCCTGATCGACGAGCGCACGCGCTTCGTCGCGCGCGGCCGCGACGACGGCCGCCGCGTCGCAATAGCGCGCGAGCGCGTCCGCCGGCAGATGCACGTCGAGCGGCGCGGGGCCGGGCAGCGAGACGATCGGAGGAACGAGGCCGTTCATAGGAAGCGGGCGAGTTTCAGGAGCTTGTCGGAGGCGGAGCCGGCGGTTGCCGGCGGCGATGCGTCGAGCGGGTTTCGCACGGCGAGCGCGTGCGGCGCGATCGATGCGGTCGGCGCGGTCGCTGCGGTCGGTACGGTCGCTGCGGTCGATGGGCTCGTCGCGTCGGGGGGCGCGGCGAGCCGTTCACACCCGTCGGTCGCGCCGGGCGTCGCGCGCAGGACCCGGGCGTCTCGCATGTCGTGCATGTCGTGCATGCCGCGCGTCTCGTGCATCTCACGCATCTCATGCGTTTGATGCGTCTGGTGCGTCTGGTGCGTGTCGAACGCATCGGCCGCATCGAACGCAACCGACGCATCGAACGCAGCCGGCCGCACGGCCGCATCCGGCCCGTCGAGCGGCGCATCGTCCGCCGGCGGCAGCCGCGTCGCGAGCAGCGTCGCGACGACGCACGCCCCCGCGTCGCGCCGCCACCATCGCACGCCCGCCGCCGTCGCGGCGTCGACGAGGCGCTCGGGCGATGCGACGCGCGCGGGCGAGCGCCATCCGCGATGCAGCGCGAGCAACTGCGCGCAGCCGCGCTCGCCGATCCGCCCGGCGAGGTGCGTGCGGTATCGCGTGACGAGCAGATGATCCGCGCAATCGAGCGCGATCACGCCGAGCGCGACGATCAGCGCTTCGATTCGCGGCTCGACGGACAGCAGCGCGCTTTGCCTGTCGTCGAGCCGCGCGGGCAGCGGCGCGCGCGGAAAGCCGCGCCGCGCGACGATCAGCCGGTCGATCGCCGCGCGGCACGCCGGATGGCGACGATAGCTTTCGCGCCACGCGGCGAGTCCGAGATGCGGCCACCAGCCGTCGTGCATCGTCGCGCCGGGTTGCCAGCCTAGCCGATGCAGGCGCTGCAGCGCGGGCGTGAAGGGCATGGACGACATGGAGGGCGCGACGGGCATGACGGGCGGTTCGCTCATGATCATGACGCGCGCGGCTCGCCCGCCGAGCGGCCGCGCGACGCGACGACGGCGACCGCGAGGCTCGCGACGATGCCGAGCGCGCCGAGCGCGAGCCCGAGCCCGAGCCGGTGCGCGCGCAGCCACGCGATGAGGCCCGCGTCGGCTTGCGGCCCGACTTCGGCCGGCATGTCGTAGCGGTAATCGGCGGGCTGCAGCACGACGCTCACGCGATCCGCCGCGAGCCCCGGCGTGCCGGTGACGACGAGGCTGCGGATCTCGGCTTCGCGCGCGGCGAAGTTGCGCTCGGGGCTGTACTTGACGAACACCGACGCCGACGGCTGCGGCGGATCGCGCCGGTTCTGCGGATCGCCCTCGGCGATCGACACCTGCGCGTCGACGACGCCGTCCATCGCGCGCAGCATCTTCTCGAGCTGCTGCTCCTTGAGGAACGTGATCTTCGCCTGCTCCTGCGCGGGCGACGTGACGAGCTGGCCGGACGGAAACAGATCCTCGAGCGCGGCCGCCTTGCGTCGCGGCAGCCCGTTCTGCCGCATCAGCTCGACCGCGTTGACGAACTGGTCGGAATCGACGCGAATCGTCACGTTGCCGTCCTTCGACAGCTTCTTGTCGACGTCGATGTCGCGCAGCATCAGCAGCGCGATCATCTGGTTCGCCTCGGTTTCGGGCAGGTTCGTGTAGAGATCCGTCTTGCAGGCCGCGAGCGACAGCGCGAGCGCGGCCGCGCACACGGCGCGTGAAGCGCGTGCGGTCATTGCATGTTCACCAGCTTGTTGATGCCCTGCGACACCGCGCCCGCCGCCTTCGCGGTCAGGTCGACTTCGAGGATCGCGCGCAGCATCGCCGACTGGTTCGCGAGCATGTCGAGCGGCTGCATCAGCGCGGCGCCGGGATCGCGCGCCGCGTCGAGCGCGCGTTCGACGCCGAGCGAGCGATGCTGGAAGCCGCTCGCCGCGCGCGCTTCGGGCGTGCTCGCGTCCTGGCCGAACAGCGCGCGCGTGAACGCGTCAATCTGGGTCTGGTCGACGGGCGTCGCGCCCGGCTGCTGCGCCGCTTGCAGCGTCTGGAGCGCGTGTTGCGCGGCTGTGATGTCCATGGAGGCTCCTTGCGAATTCGGATGAGAACGGGGGCGGCGCGCCGGACGGCGCGTGCGCGGGCGCGAGCAGCCCGCGCAGCAGCGCGGCGTCGGGCCCCGGCATCGACGCGAGCAGCCGCGCGGCGCAGCCGTCGCGGCCGAGCCCGATCAGCATCGTCGCTTCGACGAGCCGCCGGTCGCCTGTGGCCGCGACGAGCGCCGGCAGCGCGTCGTAGATCGCCCATGCGTGCCGCGCGAGCCCGTGATTGACGGCCGCGAGCCCGCACTCGACGAGCAGGCGGCGCGCGTCTTGCGAGAGCGCCGTCATATCTTCTGGATGATGCCGGACAGCATGTCCTTGACGGCCTTGAGCACCGCGCTCTGATAGCCGACGAACACCGAGTACTGCTGGATCGCGAACTGCGCCTGCAGCATGCTGGTCGGATCGTTGAGGTCGGACGCGTTCATTTTCGACTCGACGTCGTTGCCGACCTTGTCGACGAGACGCGAGAGCTGCTGATTGACGGCTTCGATATCCATCGCAGGGCCCTCCGTCAGGCCACCGCGGCCGCCGGCCGCTTCGCGCGCAGCCGGTACTGCGTCGGATTGCAGAGGTAGCGGCGGCGGAAGCTGTCGGTGAAATGCGCGTGATTCGAGAAGCCGCATTCGTGCGCGATGTCGAGAATGCGCATCGACGTCGACACGAGCAGATGCTGCGCGTGCGCGAGACGGCGCTCGACGAGCCAGCGCTTCGCGGACATCCCGTATTTCTCGACGAACAGCAGGTTGAACTTGCGCGGCGGCAGCCCGAACTCCTCGGCGAAGCGCGCGACGCTCCACGGATTGAGCGCGTGTGCGTCGACGAAGTCGACGAACTCGGTGTCGCCCGCCATCGCCGCGTGCAGCAGCCGCGAGAAGTACGCGCGATCGGCGCCGAGGCAAAACACGTACAGGAAGCTGAGGAGCGCCGGGCGCGACACGGGCGCGAGCAGCTCCAGCATGCCGATCACCTCGGGCGAGGTCGGCACGACGCGCAGCGGCTCGCCGCGAAACGGCGTCGCCTCGGGCCGGTCGATCAGCGCGCTGATCTCCGCGTACAGCGTGCGGAAGTCGGCCGCGTAGAAGTCGGCGAACTGGATGTCGGTGCCGGCGCCGGCGTCGCACAGCGCGGCGTCGTCACGGGTGACGACGATACAGTCGCCCGGCACCGCGTGGATCATGCCGCGCGTCCTCACCTGGCCGCTCAGGCGGCCGAACAGGAATCGTACAACTTGCATCAAGCCCCCGTGGCTGTTGTTGCTGCCCGGTCCGAATCATCGGCCATTTGGCTGAAAAATCGTCTCAGGTCATCACCTGAAACCGTCGGTCGGCGAGGCGGCATGCCGCACTTGCGCGCGTCGCCGGCCCGTTGCCGAAAAACCGGAATGCGCGGCCGGATTCCGACAAAGCGCGGCCGGATGCGTGGCTACGATGGACGCAACGGATCGGGGCGCGGCCGTTCGGGCGCGCCGATCGGCGCTCGTCGCGGACGCAGTCGGACGCGGCGGGCAGCGCCGAGTCAACCACCGGCTGCACGATAAAAAGGAGGGTCCCACGATGCAAGTTGGCATTGAGCGCCAGGGCGCGGCTTCCGTCGGCACGCAATACGCCGTGGACGCGCCGGGCGAGCGCAACGTCGCGAATCCGCACCCGATCGGCGACAGCATCGCGATGATGCTGGTGATCATGGATCTGCTGAGCCGGCAGACGACGGCGAAGCTGGACGACATGCAGAAGAAGTCGAACATCTCGCGCGACGCGCAGGACATGGCGAACAAGGTGGAGGCGGCGCTCGCGAAGCTCGTCAAGCCGGAGGACAAGACCGAGCTGCCCGCCGACGTGCTCAAGTATATGAAGGACAACGACATCCTCGTGAACGGCATGACGATTGACGAGTTCATGGCGGCGAAGACGGCGGCCGGCCCGGACCCTCGGAAATTCGCGCAGATGCTCGAAAAGATGCAGTCGATGATCGACAAGGCCGATGCGGACGGGATGACGTCGACGCCGTGGCAGGACGTGGTCAGCTACATGGATTCGCTCGGCATCAAGATCGACGGCAAGCGCGTGTGCGACTACATCTGGTCGCTGCCCGAGGTGAACTACCGGCCCGGCCAGAAGATCAGCGTCGATCACATGAAGACGATCATGAGCGCGCTGCAGGGCGCGGCGGGCCTCGACAAGGCGGACCTGATGTCGGTGAAGTCGTCGCTCGAATCGGTATCGGGGCGCGCGTCGGATTTCATCCAGCAGAGCCAGCTGAAGATGCAGCAGCTGATGCAGAACTACAACACGGCGGTGCAGATGATCAACAGCCTTCAAAGCATGCTCGCCGAATCGACGAAGGGCATCGCGTCGGCGATCCGCTGACGCGCCGCGCGGCCGGCGCGGCTTCGCGCGCGCCGGCCGCGCGACGGCGATTGCGGTAAACGCGCATGCGCGGGTACGAATTCGAAAGCGGCCGCGGTTTTCAGTAAAGCGAAATCGCGCGGTGAAATTACGATGAAACCGTCAAGAACGAGGTGAGCGATGCAAGGACTCGAGCAACTGAAGGATGCGATGACCGACCTGCACCGGCGCAAGGAAGCGATGCGCGAGCAGATGCAGGCGTTTGAAGCGTTGCAGGACGAGATCGCGGCGCTACGCGCGCGGGCCGCGCGCGATCCGGACGCGCGCCGCAAGCTGCAGCGTCTCGACGACCTGATGAAGCACGGCGGGCAGGGCCTCGCCGAGCGCATGACCGAGCAGGCCGGCAAGACGGAGCAGTGCCTGAAGCGGCTCGGCGACGAAATCGCGCAGCTCGCGCTCGCCGCCGCGCCGCAGCCCGAGGCCTCGCGCGAGCGCCGGACGCCGAGGAAATTCGCTCGCGCATTCGTCTGACACCCGTCCGATCCGGCCGCGCAGCGAAACAGCACGAAGCCGGAAACACGAAGCAAGCCGCAGCGAAGCGAACGGAACGTAGCGAAACGAACGAAACGAACGAAACGGAGAATCCGAGACATGACGACCATTCAACCGACCGCCCAGAGCCAGATGTCCAACGTCGACCCGATCGGCGGCGCGAGCGAGCGCAACGTCGCGAATCCGCACCCGATCGGCGACAGCATCGCGATGATGCTGGTGATCATGGATCTGCTGAGCCGGCAGACGACGGCGAAGCTGGACGACATGCAGAAGAAGTCGAACATCTCGCGCGACGCGCAGGACATGGCGAACAAGGTGGAAGCGGCGCTCGCGAAGCTCGTCAAGCCGGAGGACAAGACCGAGCTGCCCGCCGACGTGCTCAAGTACATGAAGGACAACAACATCCTCGTGAACGGCAAGACGATCGACGATTTCATGAAGGACAAGGGCGGCAAGCTCGACAAGGCGGACCTGATGTCGGTGAAGTCGTCGCTCGAATCGGTATCGGGGCGCGCGTCGGATTTCATCCAGCAGAGCCAGCTGAAGATGCAGCAGCTGATGCAGAACTACAACACGGCGGTGCAGATGATCAACAGCCTGCAAAGCATGCTCGCCGAATCGACGAAGGGCATCGCGTCGGCGATCCGCTGACGCGCCGCGCGGCCGGCGCGGCTTCGCGCGCGCCGGCCGCCGCACGGGAGACCATCCGATGGCCGCACTCAATCAAACGACGCCGCACGACGATCACGCGGTGCTGCAGCGCTTTTTCGCGTCGGGCGGATCGATTCGCATGCTCGCCGACGTCGAGCGGCGCGATCTCGACACGCTGTACGCGTATGCCACGCAGCTCCTCGACGCGGGCGAGCTGCACGCGGCGCGCAACTTCCTGCTGATGCTCGCGCGCGTCGATCACTGGAACTTCGATTACTGGTTCGCGCTCGGCCTTTGCCAGCAGCGGCTCGCCTCGCATGACGAAGCGATCTTCTGCTTCAGCCGCGCCGGGATGATACGCGTGGACGATCCGCGCGCGTCGTATCACGCGGGCGTGAGCTACCGGCTCGCCGGCAATTCCGATTACGCGGCGAAGGCGTTTCGCGCGGCGCTCGGCTGGTGCGGCGAGCGCGGCGAGCACAGCGAGCTGAAGGCGCGCGCGGCGCGGCAGCTCGCGCAATGCGCGCAATGTGAACGGGAGGAATGAAATGACGGTTGCGATCAACGCACATGGAACGCAAGGCGGCGCGCTCGCGCCGATCGATCCCGAACGGCAGGCGGACGGCGCGGCGCGTGCGCGCGCCGCGGCGGGCCTGCTGCGCGTCGCGGCGGCCGTCGTCGACGATGCGCGCGCGGGGCTCGCC
Encoded here:
- the sctJ gene encoding type III secretion system inner membrane ring lipoprotein SctJ — translated: MTARASRAVCAAALALSLAACKTDLYTNLPETEANQMIALLMLRDIDVDKKLSKDGNVTIRVDSDQFVNAVELMRQNGLPRRKAAALEDLFPSGQLVTSPAQEQAKITFLKEQQLEKMLRAMDGVVDAQVSIAEGDPQNRRDPPQPSASVFVKYSPERNFAAREAEIRSLVVTGTPGLAADRVSVVLQPADYRYDMPAEVGPQADAGLIAWLRAHRLGLGLALGALGIVASLAVAVVASRGRSAGEPRAS
- a CDS encoding type III secretion system domain-containing protein, which gives rise to MSSMPFTPALQRLHRLGWQPGATMHDGWWPHLGLAAWRESYRRHPACRAAIDRLIVARRGFPRAPLPARLDDRQSALLSVEPRIEALIVALGVIALDCADHLLVTRYRTHLAGRIGERGCAQLLALHRGWRSPARVASPERLVDAATAAGVRWWRRDAGACVVATLLATRLPPADDAPLDGPDAAVRPAAFDASVAFDAADAFDTHQTHQTHQTHEMREMHETRGMHDMHDMRDARVLRATPGATDGCERLAAPPDATSPSTAATVPTAATAPTASIAPHALAVRNPLDASPPATAGSASDKLLKLARFL
- a CDS encoding SycD/LcrH family type III secretion system chaperone, translated to MAALNQTTPHDDHAVLQRFFASGGSIRMLADVERRDLDTLYAYATQLLDAGELHAARNFLLMLARVDHWNFDYWFALGLCQQRLASHDEAIFCFSRAGMIRVDDPRASYHAGVSYRLAGNSDYAAKAFRAALGWCGERGEHSELKARAARQLAQCAQCEREE
- a CDS encoding EscG/YscG/SsaH family type III secretion system needle protein co-chaperone, whose amino-acid sequence is MTALSQDARRLLVECGLAAVNHGLARHAWAIYDALPALVAATGDRRLVEATMLIGLGRDGCAARLLASMPGPDAALLRGLLAPAHAPSGAPPPFSSEFARSLHGHHSRATRAPDAASGAAAGRDARRPDPD
- the sseB gene encoding type III secretion system translocon protein SseB, giving the protein MTTIQPTAQSQMSNVDPIGGASERNVANPHPIGDSIAMMLVIMDLLSRQTTAKLDDMQKKSNISRDAQDMANKVEAALAKLVKPEDKTELPADVLKYMKDNNILVNGKTIDDFMKDKGGKLDKADLMSVKSSLESVSGRASDFIQQSQLKMQQLMQNYNTAVQMINSLQSMLAESTKGIASAIR
- the sctF gene encoding type III secretion system needle filament subunit SctF, which produces MDIEAVNQQLSRLVDKVGNDVESKMNASDLNDPTSMLQAQFAIQQYSVFVGYQSAVLKAVKDMLSGIIQKI
- the sctW gene encoding type III secretion system gatekeeper subunit SctW: MLNRIDPAAAQASAAATPAGAGAASAQPVQRIVPPQSAHELAQRELADAPLDFGGAPLEAAGVSGESFAETLEDIGFAIGARFREPRRGAADGRPDRPRARSMLHQLIKQIGAVSAAELAELRERIPGVDELDDAADAMRDAGFNAGEIALLLGAMLEEGKLSGMRRKRAEDALAAILDGDEWALQLFARLEFGVAGRAGLSELRRLYQRAAARQKRLTEWFDEFRRLRDRRRKLKTLIRALAFELSAQGPAMDAHLAAVITDLKRILQFLGVEDHCARAADALNAPGVDADVLLQSLVECVEQSWISAGWLAERTGAAIRDDAFRYRYAKAMQELVKLLPVDCYEDAGQRDAILGAFAEHLEALADAGL
- a CDS encoding helix-turn-helix transcriptional regulator, whose protein sequence is MQVVRFLFGRLSGQVRTRGMIHAVPGDCIVVTRDDAALCDAGAGTDIQFADFYAADFRTLYAEISALIDRPEATPFRGEPLRVVPTSPEVIGMLELLAPVSRPALLSFLYVFCLGADRAYFSRLLHAAMAGDTEFVDFVDAHALNPWSVARFAEEFGLPPRKFNLLFVEKYGMSAKRWLVERRLAHAQHLLVSTSMRILDIAHECGFSNHAHFTDSFRRRYLCNPTQYRLRAKRPAAAVA
- a CDS encoding secretion protein EspA, whose amino-acid sequence is MQVGIERQGAASVGTQYAVDAPGERNVANPHPIGDSIAMMLVIMDLLSRQTTAKLDDMQKKSNISRDAQDMANKVEAALAKLVKPEDKTELPADVLKYMKDNDILVNGMTIDEFMAAKTAAGPDPRKFAQMLEKMQSMIDKADADGMTSTPWQDVVSYMDSLGIKIDGKRVCDYIWSLPEVNYRPGQKISVDHMKTIMSALQGAAGLDKADLMSVKSSLESVSGRASDFIQQSQLKMQQLMQNYNTAVQMINSLQSMLAESTKGIASAIR
- the sctI gene encoding type III secretion system inner rod subunit SctI, which codes for MDITAAQHALQTLQAAQQPGATPVDQTQIDAFTRALFGQDASTPEARAASGFQHRSLGVERALDAARDPGAALMQPLDMLANQSAMLRAILEVDLTAKAAGAVSQGINKLVNMQ